The following are encoded together in the Flavobacterium haoranii genome:
- a CDS encoding vWA domain-containing protein produces the protein MNNVTFLHPQFFWLFLALPLAIGWYFWKRKQQAASLTMSSTVAFQHQSILSKLHPLLFVLRLLALSSIIVALARPRSVDVSAKSRVTKGIDIVMAIDVSGSMLAKDLKPNRLEALKRVASTFVQDRVNDRIGLVVYAGESYTRTPVTSDKPMVLQSLKTIEYDDSILADGTGIGVGLATAINRLKDSKAKSRVIILLTDGVNNAGTIDPRMAADIAKEYGIKVYTIGIGTNGTAPFPYARDPRTGQFLFRNMPVEIDESLMKEIAKTTDGKYFRATSNKKLAEIYTEINKLETTEIEEQKYFNFDEKFKPLVGFALFLLALELLLKNTVFRGFI, from the coding sequence ATGAATAATGTAACTTTTTTACATCCTCAGTTTTTTTGGTTGTTTTTGGCTTTGCCTTTAGCAATTGGTTGGTATTTCTGGAAAAGAAAACAACAAGCTGCAAGCTTAACAATGAGTTCAACGGTTGCTTTTCAGCATCAATCTATTTTGTCAAAACTTCATCCGTTACTTTTTGTTTTACGATTGTTAGCCTTAAGTAGCATCATTGTGGCATTAGCTAGACCAAGAAGTGTAGACGTTTCTGCAAAGTCTAGAGTTACAAAAGGAATAGATATTGTTATGGCAATAGATGTTTCGGGTAGTATGTTGGCAAAAGATTTAAAACCAAATCGTTTAGAAGCGCTAAAAAGAGTAGCTTCAACTTTTGTACAAGATAGAGTAAACGATAGAATTGGATTGGTAGTGTATGCAGGAGAAAGTTATACAAGAACACCAGTGACATCAGATAAACCAATGGTTTTACAATCGTTAAAAACGATTGAATATGACGATTCAATTTTGGCAGATGGAACAGGAATTGGTGTTGGTTTGGCAACAGCAATTAATCGTTTAAAAGATAGTAAAGCAAAAAGCAGAGTCATTATTTTGTTAACTGATGGTGTAAATAATGCTGGAACAATTGATCCTAGAATGGCTGCTGATATTGCTAAAGAATACGGAATAAAAGTTTACACAATTGGAATCGGAACCAATGGAACAGCTCCTTTTCCTTATGCAAGAGATCCAAGAACAGGTCAGTTTTTATTTAGAAACATGCCTGTAGAAATTGATGAAAGTTTAATGAAGGAAATTGCAAAAACTACTGATGGAAAGTATTTTAGAGCAACAAGTAACAAAAAACTTGCAGAAATTTATACCGAAATTAATAAGTTAGAAACAACAGAAATTGAAGAACAAAAATATTTCAACTTCGATGAAAAATTTAAACCATTAGTCGGATTTGCATTGTTCTTATTAGCTTTAGAATTATTGTTGAAAAATACTGTTTTTAGAGGATTTATTTAA
- a CDS encoding BatD family protein, producing the protein MNKIYFYILLLISSLTFAQEVNFEAKAQKTSVALNERFQVSFSINQDGDNFSPPNFEGFRVVGGPFQSTNFSWVNGVKSFNRSYSYMLQPTAKGTFTIKSAQIEYDGQEYATKPIRITVTDAITQPKDPNSPEYKAGEGIHLVADVSKGNPYLNEPITVVYKLYFDPRFSVRNVREVENPKYNGFWSQHIDIKKLEAVPGTYNGKDYAMVVWRKVLLYPQETGIKQLEPLKIELDVDIPVRKRMGGFFEMMDYETTSKTVSAGAKSVTVKALPENGKPASFTGAVGKFDFKVKPSKTELKTGESLDLEISVTGDGNLKLFNLPKPEFPSAFEAFDPQHQEQVQTPLTGITGKVSDTYTIVPQFKGKYTIKPIEFSYFDLRTNSYKTIVSDPIEVNVLQGKDAVASNENSPSTAKQKVEKFNTFQFIKLASTFEPIEKVDFFGSTKFYGLLFAPFLIIPIIVLAKKKKEAIDADEFGNRIKRNNKLAKKYLSEAKKQMGNKVPFYMAMEKALHNFLKAKLHLETSEMSKENIQELLLTKNANETTVSQFIKLVDDCEFARYTPSSDVAMQSDYERAVSLISELEKQL; encoded by the coding sequence ATGAACAAGATATATTTTTACATATTACTTTTAATTTCTAGTTTGACTTTTGCTCAAGAAGTAAATTTCGAAGCAAAAGCTCAAAAAACGTCTGTTGCTTTAAACGAAAGATTTCAAGTTTCCTTCTCAATCAATCAAGATGGAGACAATTTTTCACCACCTAATTTTGAAGGATTTCGAGTTGTAGGCGGACCTTTTCAATCGACCAACTTTTCTTGGGTAAACGGGGTTAAATCTTTCAATAGAAGTTATTCATACATGTTGCAGCCTACTGCAAAAGGAACCTTTACAATCAAATCGGCTCAAATTGAATACGACGGACAAGAATATGCTACAAAACCAATAAGAATTACCGTTACAGATGCTATCACACAACCTAAAGATCCAAATAGTCCAGAGTATAAAGCTGGAGAAGGAATTCATTTAGTAGCAGATGTTTCAAAAGGAAATCCTTATTTAAACGAACCTATTACTGTAGTTTATAAATTATATTTTGATCCAAGATTTTCCGTTAGAAATGTACGAGAGGTCGAAAATCCAAAATACAATGGTTTTTGGAGCCAACATATCGATATAAAAAAATTAGAAGCTGTTCCAGGAACTTACAATGGCAAAGATTATGCAATGGTTGTTTGGCGCAAAGTATTATTATATCCTCAAGAAACAGGAATAAAGCAATTAGAGCCATTAAAAATCGAATTAGATGTAGATATACCAGTTCGTAAAAGAATGGGCGGATTCTTCGAAATGATGGATTATGAAACTACTTCTAAAACAGTTTCTGCAGGAGCAAAAAGTGTAACTGTAAAAGCATTACCAGAAAACGGAAAACCAGCAAGTTTTACAGGAGCTGTAGGAAAATTTGATTTCAAAGTAAAACCATCAAAAACAGAATTAAAAACCGGAGAATCATTAGATTTAGAAATCAGTGTTACGGGTGATGGTAACTTAAAATTATTCAATTTACCAAAACCAGAATTTCCAAGTGCGTTTGAAGCTTTTGATCCTCAACACCAAGAGCAAGTTCAAACGCCGCTTACAGGAATTACGGGAAAAGTTTCAGATACTTACACAATCGTACCTCAGTTTAAAGGAAAATATACTATTAAACCAATAGAATTTTCATATTTTGATTTAAGAACAAATAGTTATAAAACAATAGTTTCAGATCCTATTGAAGTTAATGTACTTCAAGGAAAAGATGCAGTTGCTTCAAACGAAAATTCTCCTTCAACTGCAAAGCAAAAAGTTGAGAAGTTCAATACGTTTCAATTTATTAAATTAGCCTCTACTTTTGAACCAATTGAAAAAGTGGATTTCTTTGGTAGTACAAAATTTTACGGATTATTATTTGCACCATTTTTAATTATTCCGATAATTGTTTTAGCGAAGAAGAAAAAAGAAGCTATTGATGCAGATGAATTTGGTAACAGAATAAAACGAAACAATAAATTGGCTAAGAAATATCTTTCTGAAGCTAAGAAACAAATGGGTAACAAAGTACCGTTCTATATGGCAATGGAAAAAGCTCTACATAATTTCTTGAAAGCAAAATTACACCTTGAAACTTCTGAAATGAGTAAAGAAAATATTCAAGAGTTATTGTTGACCAAAAATGCAAATGAAACGACAGTTTCTCAATTTATTAAATTAGTAGATGATTGCGAATTTGCACGTTATACGCCATCTTCTGATGTTGCAATGCAATCAGATTATGAAAGAGCAGTAAGTTTAATTTCAGAATTGGAAAAACAGTTATAA
- a CDS encoding tetratricopeptide repeat protein, which yields MNKIITYLILLISSLIFAQNKDKDLYDGTVSFEKKDYKDAEADFRISQSNNAEAKSTANYNLGNSIYRQNNPCEAKYKFFNAVETAKTKEQKHKAYHNLGNALMQEKDYQGAVAAYKNALRNNPLDDETRYNFALAKKKLKENPPQGNDNKDKKGGNNNQDQQNQQNQSNKDKGNNQDKDNKGDNKDKKDNDKGDQKDKNDPNDKGNDKKDQGDEKEDQNQQQKPSGANKQQIENLLEAVNNAEKKIQDKLNAKKVRVQPATNDKDW from the coding sequence ATGAACAAAATAATAACATATTTAATTCTATTAATTTCATCATTAATTTTTGCTCAAAACAAAGACAAAGATTTATATGATGGTACAGTTTCTTTTGAGAAAAAAGATTATAAAGACGCTGAAGCCGATTTTAGAATTTCTCAATCTAATAATGCCGAAGCAAAGTCTACTGCAAATTATAATTTAGGAAATAGTATTTACCGTCAAAATAATCCATGCGAAGCAAAGTATAAATTTTTTAATGCAGTAGAAACAGCTAAAACTAAAGAACAAAAACATAAAGCTTATCACAATCTAGGAAATGCATTAATGCAAGAAAAAGATTACCAAGGTGCAGTTGCAGCTTATAAAAATGCACTTAGAAATAATCCACTTGATGATGAAACTAGATATAATTTTGCTTTAGCAAAGAAAAAATTAAAGGAAAATCCTCCTCAAGGTAATGATAATAAAGACAAAAAAGGAGGAAATAATAATCAAGATCAACAAAATCAGCAAAACCAGTCAAATAAAGATAAAGGAAACAATCAAGATAAAGATAATAAAGGCGACAACAAAGACAAAAAAGATAACGATAAAGGAGATCAAAAAGATAAAAACGATCCTAATGATAAAGGCAATGATAAAAAAGACCAAGGAGATGAAAAAGAAGATCAAAACCAACAACAAAAGCCTTCTGGTGCAAATAAGCAACAAATAGAAAATTTATTAGAAGCTGTTAATAATGCCGAAAAGAAAATTCAAGATAAATTAAATGCTAAGAAAGTAAGGGTACAACCTGCAACAAATGATAAAGATTGGTAA
- a CDS encoding DUF58 domain-containing protein: MDTKEILKKVRKIEIKTRRLSDHIFSGEYHTSFKGRGMTFSEVRQYQYGDDVRAIDWNVTARYNEPYVKVFEEERELTMMLMVDCSGSESFGTQNQLKSEVVTEIAATLAFSSTNNNDKVGLILFSDDIELFIPPKKGKSHVLRIIRELIEFQPKSKKTDIAQALKFLSSVMKKKAIVFMISDFMSKDYEHTLKIASKKHDVTGIRVFDKREESLPNLGLVNMLDAESDKTMLVDTSSKKLRQNYEINYRTNVNYFTSVFSKCGAGSVSSRVDESYVTKLLAYFKARN; the protein is encoded by the coding sequence ATGGATACTAAAGAAATTCTTAAAAAAGTACGTAAGATTGAAATTAAAACCCGAAGATTGAGCGATCATATCTTTTCGGGAGAATATCATACGTCTTTTAAAGGACGAGGAATGACATTTTCTGAAGTACGCCAATACCAATACGGAGATGATGTTCGAGCTATTGATTGGAATGTAACAGCGAGATATAACGAACCTTATGTAAAAGTTTTTGAAGAAGAAAGGGAATTAACCATGATGTTAATGGTAGATTGCAGTGGTTCGGAGAGTTTTGGAACGCAAAATCAACTAAAAAGTGAAGTAGTTACTGAAATTGCAGCAACTTTAGCCTTTTCTTCTACAAACAACAACGATAAGGTTGGATTGATTCTTTTTTCAGATGATATAGAATTGTTTATTCCACCTAAAAAAGGGAAATCACATGTTTTGAGAATTATTCGTGAGTTAATTGAATTTCAACCAAAAAGTAAAAAGACAGATATTGCGCAAGCTTTAAAATTCTTATCAAGTGTCATGAAGAAAAAAGCAATTGTGTTTATGATTTCCGATTTCATGTCGAAAGATTACGAGCATACTTTGAAAATTGCTTCAAAAAAACACGATGTAACAGGAATTAGAGTTTTTGACAAGCGTGAAGAAAGCTTGCCAAATTTAGGTTTAGTAAACATGTTAGACGCCGAATCAGATAAAACAATGTTGGTTGATACTTCATCTAAAAAGTTACGCCAAAACTACGAGATTAACTATCGCACAAATGTAAATTATTTTACGAGTGTGTTTTCAAAATGTGGTGCTGGATCAGTAAGTTCAAGAGTTGATGAAAGTTATGTAACAAAACTTTTAGCTTATTTTAAAGCAAGAAATTAG
- a CDS encoding BatD family protein, whose amino-acid sequence MNLNKKFNTIDLLNITLSHRAKSRCLIILFFLINAYSFSQSITSTVDSTAIKIGSQFNLTIKANVKPTDKVSFPEGQTFGALEILESYPVDTVKIKDKYELIKKYGLTQFDSGRYVLPQLVVLINNKTVKTDSFPIVVNNVVVDTTKQQMYDIKDIVKVEEPVSYWWLWAILILLGIAATGFGLYYFIKKRQTIKNEKEAILFASPIEKALAKLQTLEKRELWQHGETKAYYSELTDITRTYIEEAVDVPAMESTSAELYEALVIAVRNKNIKLSRETLDQFKKVMSNADLVKFAKSKPLDFEIENDKKGIDTFLISLDKAIPRSEEETQNLFAEELKRKKDRKQKLQRILIPLTAVVMLLGIVGVFFIVTKGTEFVRDNIIGHSSKSLLESEWVTSDYGDPAISISTPKVLKRFVDEKIQNNLSSNIKSVSDFRYGSLTDNIAITLGTVKLNDTIKIDLDIALEARLKGMESLGAKNITVQVDDYEDPKGLTGKKAFGTFTGVNLITKESVEMQYQVLIFAQNGGAQELMLAFKKDDEYASQIMDRIIQSIELKKAIPNE is encoded by the coding sequence ATGAATCTAAATAAAAAATTTAATACTATTGATTTATTAAATATTACTTTGTCACATCGAGCGAAGTCGAGATGTCTCATAATTTTATTTTTTCTAATTAATGCATACTCTTTTTCACAATCGATAACTTCAACTGTAGATTCAACTGCTATTAAAATTGGTTCACAGTTCAATTTAACTATAAAAGCAAATGTAAAGCCTACAGATAAAGTTTCTTTTCCAGAAGGACAAACTTTTGGAGCATTAGAAATTTTAGAATCTTATCCTGTCGATACAGTTAAAATAAAGGATAAATACGAATTAATAAAAAAATACGGATTAACACAATTTGATTCGGGACGTTATGTGCTGCCACAATTGGTTGTGTTAATTAATAATAAAACTGTAAAAACCGATTCTTTTCCTATTGTTGTAAATAATGTTGTAGTTGATACAACAAAACAGCAAATGTATGATATCAAAGATATTGTAAAAGTTGAAGAGCCTGTTAGCTATTGGTGGTTGTGGGCGATACTAATTTTATTAGGTATTGCTGCAACTGGTTTTGGATTGTATTATTTTATTAAGAAAAGACAAACCATAAAAAATGAAAAAGAAGCGATTTTATTTGCTTCTCCTATCGAAAAAGCTTTAGCAAAACTTCAAACACTTGAAAAGAGAGAGCTTTGGCAACATGGTGAAACAAAAGCTTACTATTCTGAATTAACTGATATTACAAGAACTTATATTGAAGAAGCTGTAGATGTTCCAGCAATGGAAAGTACTTCAGCCGAATTGTATGAAGCTCTTGTTATTGCAGTAAGAAATAAAAATATTAAACTTAGTCGCGAAACATTAGATCAATTTAAAAAAGTAATGTCTAATGCCGATTTAGTAAAATTTGCAAAGTCTAAACCATTAGATTTTGAAATTGAAAATGATAAAAAAGGAATAGATACGTTCTTAATTTCACTCGATAAAGCAATTCCAAGAAGTGAAGAAGAAACCCAAAATTTATTCGCAGAAGAATTAAAACGTAAAAAAGACAGAAAACAAAAATTACAACGAATTCTTATTCCGCTTACTGCAGTAGTTATGCTTTTAGGTATTGTAGGGGTATTTTTTATTGTTACCAAAGGAACAGAATTTGTGAGAGATAATATTATCGGTCACAGTTCTAAATCATTGTTGGAAAGTGAATGGGTAACTTCAGATTATGGAGATCCTGCTATTTCTATTTCTACACCAAAAGTTTTAAAAAGATTTGTAGACGAAAAAATTCAAAATAATTTATCATCAAATATTAAATCAGTTTCTGATTTTAGATATGGAAGTTTAACCGATAATATTGCCATTACTTTAGGAACAGTAAAGCTTAATGACACAATAAAAATAGATTTAGATATAGCATTAGAAGCGCGTTTAAAAGGAATGGAGTCTTTAGGGGCTAAAAATATTACAGTACAAGTAGATGATTATGAAGATCCTAAAGGTTTAACTGGCAAAAAGGCATTTGGTACTTTTACTGGTGTCAATTTGATAACTAAAGAAAGTGTAGAGATGCAATATCAAGTATTAATTTTTGCTCAAAATGGAGGAGCTCAGGAATTAATGTTGGCATTTAAGAAAGACGATGAATATGCAAGTCAAATTATGGATAGAATTATTCAATCTATCGAATTAAAAAAAGCTATACCAAATGAATAA
- a CDS encoding vWA domain-containing protein, with translation MYQLEEPKYLYLLAIVALLIALFLFQLFWKRKKQREFSQSDLLRQLAPNKSVFKPILKFVTVALALVALIIAMVNPKIGTKLETVKRQGIDIVFAVDISKSMLAEDVAPNRLDKAKQLVSQIINNLGTDRIGIIGYAGSAYPVLPMTTDYSIAKMYLQSMNTDMVSSQGTALAEAVNMATNYFDAVDTSKLIILISDGEDHGEGYAEASAVAEERGVKIITIGVGTVNGGPIPIKGSNGSVAEYKKDKEGEVVITKLNKETLVAIAEAANGGYIDGTSTKQVVEQIKNALDNIEKTEFETQQIAEYQTQYQWFIGIAFVLLLLDIFFLERKTKWLQKLNLFNEK, from the coding sequence ATGTATCAATTAGAAGAACCAAAATATTTATATCTATTAGCTATAGTAGCCTTACTTATAGCACTTTTTCTATTTCAGTTATTTTGGAAGCGAAAAAAACAACGCGAATTCTCTCAAAGCGACTTACTAAGACAATTAGCTCCTAATAAGTCGGTTTTTAAACCAATTTTGAAATTTGTTACAGTAGCTTTAGCATTAGTTGCTTTAATTATTGCTATGGTTAATCCAAAAATTGGAACAAAATTAGAAACTGTAAAAAGACAAGGTATCGATATTGTTTTTGCTGTCGATATTTCTAAAAGTATGCTGGCTGAAGATGTTGCCCCAAATCGTTTAGATAAAGCAAAACAATTGGTGAGCCAAATTATCAATAACCTAGGAACAGACAGGATAGGAATTATTGGTTACGCAGGGAGCGCTTACCCTGTTTTACCAATGACAACTGATTATAGCATTGCTAAAATGTATTTACAAAGTATGAATACCGATATGGTTTCTTCTCAAGGTACCGCTCTAGCAGAAGCAGTTAATATGGCAACAAATTATTTTGATGCTGTAGATACAAGTAAACTGATTATTTTAATTTCTGATGGTGAAGATCACGGTGAAGGTTATGCTGAAGCAAGTGCTGTTGCAGAAGAAAGAGGCGTAAAAATCATAACTATTGGTGTAGGAACAGTAAATGGTGGCCCAATTCCAATAAAAGGAAGTAATGGTTCAGTTGCAGAGTATAAAAAAGACAAAGAAGGCGAAGTTGTTATTACTAAACTCAATAAAGAAACTTTAGTGGCAATTGCTGAAGCCGCTAATGGTGGTTATATTGATGGAACTTCAACAAAACAAGTAGTTGAGCAAATAAAAAATGCATTAGACAATATTGAAAAAACCGAGTTTGAAACACAACAAATTGCAGAATATCAAACCCAATATCAATGGTTTATTGGTATAGCTTTTGTATTGTTATTATTAGATATTTTCTTTTTAGAAAGAAAAACAAAATGGTTACAAAAGCTAAATTTATTTAACGAAAAATAA
- a CDS encoding MFS transporter → MIGASPINWAMLVAGNEHTATAISYNEIACYGALAIGAPLGVILSKNLGMEHIAIAIFITALLGLVYTSSLKPVYGNSTSEQIPFLKVLKLVTPFGICLGLAGLGFGGLSNFITLYYDYFNWNNAALCLSVFSSLFILGRRLFSNQINVKGGLNVALICLITEAIGLFLLFLAPNESLALIGAAIAGLGFSLVFPALGVEAVKLAPATNAGSALACYALFIDLSLGATGPLEGTVINVFGMKYLFLFCAIMVVVGILIVIRLMNKKQTAI, encoded by the coding sequence ATGATTGGCGCTAGTCCTATCAATTGGGCGATGTTAGTTGCTGGAAATGAACACACCGCAACTGCCATTTCCTATAACGAAATTGCTTGTTATGGAGCTTTAGCTATTGGCGCTCCTCTTGGAGTTATCTTAAGTAAAAATTTAGGAATGGAGCATATTGCAATTGCAATTTTTATAACCGCTTTATTAGGATTGGTATATACAAGTTCATTAAAACCTGTATATGGGAACTCAACCTCTGAACAAATTCCTTTTCTAAAAGTACTAAAACTAGTTACACCTTTTGGAATTTGTTTGGGTTTAGCCGGACTTGGTTTTGGAGGTTTATCCAACTTTATTACACTTTACTACGACTATTTTAATTGGAATAATGCGGCTTTGTGCTTAAGTGTGTTTAGTTCGTTATTTATTTTAGGACGAAGGTTATTTTCTAACCAAATCAATGTAAAAGGTGGTTTAAATGTTGCTTTAATTTGCTTGATTACTGAAGCAATTGGCTTGTTTTTATTGTTCTTAGCTCCTAATGAAAGTCTGGCATTAATTGGTGCTGCAATAGCAGGATTAGGATTTTCATTAGTATTCCCAGCGTTAGGAGTAGAAGCAGTAAAACTAGCTCCGGCTACCAATGCAGGTTCTGCGCTTGCTTGCTACGCACTTTTTATTGATCTTTCGCTTGGAGCAACAGGACCGCTTGAAGGAACTGTAATTAATGTATTTGGAATGAAATACTTGTTCTTGTTTTGTGCAATAATGGTTGTAGTGGGAATACTAATTGTGATTCGCTTAATGAATAAAAAGCAGACAGCTATTTAA
- a CDS encoding AAA family ATPase produces the protein MEENTATLDIRAINEKIERESAFVDLLTMEMNKVIVGQKQMIERLLIGLLGQGHILLEGVPGLAKTLAINTLSQAVHGSFSRIQFTPDLLPADVVGTMIYNIKANDFSIKKGPIFANFVLADEINRAPAKVQSALLEAMQEKQVTIGDETFKLDKPFLVMATQNPVEQEGTYPLPEAQVDRFMLKVVIDYPKMEDERLVIRQNLTGSFEKVNQVVSLEQILRAQQAVREVYMDEKIEKYILDIIFATRYPEKYNLESLKPLISFGASPRGSINLATAAKCYAFIKRRGYVIPEDVRAVVHDVLRHRIGITYEAEAENITSVEIINKIVNQVEVP, from the coding sequence ATGGAAGAGAATACTGCTACTTTAGACATCCGCGCAATAAATGAAAAAATAGAAAGAGAAAGTGCATTTGTGGATTTGCTTACAATGGAAATGAATAAAGTTATTGTAGGACAAAAACAAATGATCGAAAGATTGTTAATTGGTTTACTAGGTCAAGGTCACATTTTGTTAGAAGGTGTACCTGGTTTAGCAAAAACATTAGCGATTAATACTTTGTCTCAAGCGGTTCACGGTTCGTTTAGCCGAATTCAGTTTACACCAGATTTGTTGCCTGCCGATGTTGTAGGAACAATGATTTACAACATTAAAGCGAATGATTTCTCGATAAAGAAAGGACCAATTTTTGCAAATTTTGTTTTAGCAGATGAGATTAACCGTGCTCCTGCAAAAGTGCAATCTGCTTTGTTAGAGGCAATGCAAGAAAAGCAAGTTACTATTGGGGACGAAACTTTCAAGTTAGATAAACCATTCTTAGTAATGGCAACACAAAACCCAGTTGAGCAAGAAGGAACTTATCCTTTACCAGAAGCGCAAGTGGATCGTTTTATGTTGAAAGTGGTTATCGATTATCCAAAAATGGAAGACGAACGATTAGTAATTCGTCAAAATTTGACTGGATCTTTTGAAAAAGTAAACCAAGTAGTCTCTTTAGAACAAATTTTAAGAGCACAACAAGCAGTGCGCGAAGTTTACATGGACGAGAAAATTGAAAAATATATTTTAGATATTATTTTCGCAACGCGTTATCCAGAGAAATATAATTTAGAAAGCCTAAAACCATTAATTAGTTTTGGAGCTTCGCCACGTGGAAGTATCAACTTGGCAACTGCTGCTAAATGTTATGCTTTCATTAAACGTAGAGGTTATGTAATTCCTGAAGATGTTCGTGCAGTAGTTCACGATGTTTTACGTCACAGAATTGGTATTACTTACGAAGCAGAAGCTGAAAATATTACTTCAGTTGAGATTATTAACAAAATTGTTAATCAAGTAGAAGTGCCTTAA
- a CDS encoding tetratricopeptide repeat protein gives MNKILVYIAFLISNFIVAQNAAQILFEKANENYRNGKYEEAITQYESILDDQKVASADLYYNLGSAYYKLGKVAPSIYNLEKALLLNPDDEAIVTNLHFAQKLAIDDIKVVPEVGFSKIIYNFTSNLSYDHWAWLAVFAAVAFLLFFVGYYFSYLTILKRIFFVGMFLLLIVLLTSVLSAFLQKRFDNTIKPAIVFAESTFVKSEPKNNSENAFELHEGTKVYVKETLDNWKRIQLTDKTEGWIKKDAIKELK, from the coding sequence ATGAACAAAATATTAGTTTACATAGCGTTTTTAATTTCCAATTTTATAGTGGCACAAAACGCGGCTCAAATTCTTTTTGAGAAAGCAAACGAAAATTATAGAAATGGTAAATATGAAGAGGCAATTACTCAATATGAAAGCATTCTTGATGATCAAAAAGTAGCTTCAGCCGATTTATATTACAATTTAGGAAGTGCTTATTACAAATTAGGAAAAGTAGCTCCGTCTATTTATAATTTAGAAAAAGCCTTATTGCTTAATCCAGATGATGAAGCGATTGTAACCAATTTACATTTTGCTCAAAAATTAGCTATAGATGATATTAAAGTAGTTCCCGAGGTTGGTTTTTCTAAAATCATATACAATTTCACTTCTAATTTATCTTATGATCATTGGGCTTGGCTTGCAGTTTTTGCTGCAGTAGCATTTTTGTTGTTTTTTGTGGGTTATTATTTTTCGTATTTAACCATTTTAAAAAGAATTTTTTTCGTAGGAATGTTTTTATTGCTAATTGTTTTACTAACCAGTGTGCTTTCAGCTTTTCTTCAAAAAAGATTCGACAATACCATAAAACCTGCAATTGTTTTTGCTGAAAGTACTTTTGTTAAATCGGAACCAAAAAATAATTCTGAAAATGCATTTGAATTACACGAAGGAACTAAAGTTTATGTAAAAGAAACTTTAGATAATTGGAAACGTATTCAATTAACTGATAAAACGGAAGGCTGGATTAAAAAAGACGCAATAAAAGAACTTAAATAG